A section of the Gasterosteus aculeatus chromosome 10, fGasAcu3.hap1.1, whole genome shotgun sequence genome encodes:
- the mrpl53 gene encoding large ribosomal subunit protein mL53, whose amino-acid sequence MAASSKVTVVLKAVKKIAIQFCPFESNVRSTREFLTMVGSEKARATNMNCEVIATVKHDRSEPLVDVTYLDGDRLVLKGAKLTGGEMLNAFQSVCAAKDLQAKVAAKK is encoded by the exons ATGGCGGCTTCAAGCAAAGTGACCGTCGTCTTAAAGGCTGTGAAGAAAATAGCGATTCAGTTTTGTCCGTTTGAGTCTAATGTTCGGTCCACaag GGAGTTTCTGACCATGGTGGGCTCGGAGAAGGCCAGAGCTACCAACATGAACTGTGAGGTGATCGCGACGGTGAAACACGACAGGTCTGAACCCCTGGTGGATGTTACTTACT TAGACGGAGACAGGCTGGTGTTGAAAGGAGCCAAGTTGACGGGCGGCGAGATGCTGAATGCTTTTCAGTCAGTGTGTGCGGCCAAGGACCTGCAGGCAAAAGTTGCAGCAAAGAAATGA
- the fabp4a gene encoding fatty acid binding protein 4a, with protein sequence MVEKFVGTWKMIASENFDDYMKAIGVGFATRQVGNRTKPNLIVTVEDDGVVCLKSQSTFKTTEIRFKLNVPFEETTADDRKTTTVVSLEGGKLVQKQSWDGKETNIEREITDGKLIAKCIMGDVIAVRTYVKEA encoded by the exons ATGGTCGAGAAATTTGTCGGGACGTGGAAGATGATCGCCAGCGAGAACTTTGATGACTACATGAAAGCAATTG GTGTGGGGTTTGCGACCCGCCAGGTGGGGAATCGGACCAAGCCCAATCTGATAGTGACCGTGGAAGACGACGGGGTCGTCTGCCTCAAGTCTCAGAGCACCTTCAAAACCACTGAAATAAGGTTCAAGCTCAACGTGCCGTTTGAGGAGACGACCGCAGACGACCGGAAGACGACG ACCGTGGTGTCTCTGGAGGGCGGAAAGCTTGTGCAGAAACAGAGCTGGGATGGCAAAGAGACTAATATCGAGAGGGAGATCACGGACGGCAAATTAATAGCG AAATGCATTATGGGGGACGTGATCGCAGTGAGGACGTACGTGAAGGAGGCGTGA
- the fam8a1a gene encoding protein FAM8A1 — MFSTAPTDTRRDGPEDDEKSPQTTATTEYCAKLQAWMWQYHCGYANWQSWLALSAFPFAPACGLPAPGAGGRVPGAPAATPGSGRQQAFDAPNRYSYPYPVGFPASRPHPGGPQAEQTSAADPRSAQLQNGSPPRAGREYTIPSPLQRFLAETVDFFILFCVKATIVLWVMHLSGMKDIAKFITHFIVEEIDENTSMEDLQKMMAVALVYRVLVCVYETICIWGAGGATPGKFLLGLRVVTCDTSTLVRPNRVLVVPASKVSLSASTVRALNKNFSIAFLFPVFITLLFFQHNRTVYDIVAGTIVVQRRGG, encoded by the exons ATGTTTTCGACTGCACCGACAGACACCCGCCGCGATGGCCCCGAGGACGACGAAAAGTCCCCGCAGACAACCGCAACAACGGAGTACTGCGCAAAGTTGCAGGCGTGGATGTGGCAGTATCACTGCGGCTACGCCAACTGGCAGAGCTGGCTCGCCCTGTCCGCCTTCCCCTTCGCCCCCGCGTGTGGCCTCCCTGCGCCGGGGGCAGGCGGCCGGGTGCCGGGTGCACCTGCGGCGACCCCCGGCAGTGGGCGGCAGCAGGCTTTCGACGCGCCGAACCGGTACAGTTACCCGTATCCCGTCGGGTTCCCCGCGTCCCGCCCTCACCCGGGTGGCCCGCAAGCGGAGCAGACCTCAGCCGCGGACCCCCGGTCGGCCCAGCTGCAGAACGGGAGTCCTCCTCGGGCCG GACGGGAGTACACCATCCCTTCTCCTCTGCAGAGGTTCCTGGCTGAGACCGTGGACTTCTTTATCCTGTTTTGTGTGAAAGCCACCATTGTGCTTTGGGTCATGCATCTGAGTGGAATGAA AGACATCGCCAAGTTCATCACCCACTTCATTGTGGAGGAGATTGACGAGAACACGTCCATGGAGGACCTGCAGAAGATGATGGCCGTGGCTCTGGTCTACAGGGTGCTTGTCTGCGTCTACGAG ACCATTTGCATTTGGGGCGCTGGTGGCGCCACACCAGGGAAGTTCCTGCTCGGCCTGCGGGTGGTGACGTGTGACACATCCACACTGGTCCGACCGAACAGAGTCCTCGTAGTCCCAGCATCCAAAGTCTCCCTCTCCGC TTCTACTGTGCGGGCCCTTAATAAGAACTTCTCCATTGCTTTCCTCTTTCCCGTCTTCATcacgctcctcttcttccagcacAACAGGACTGTGTATGACATTGTGGCAGGGACCATCGTTGTGCAGCGGCGAGGGGGCTGa